In the Brassica napus cultivar Da-Ae chromosome A7, Da-Ae, whole genome shotgun sequence genome, one interval contains:
- the LOC106378932 gene encoding uncharacterized protein LOC106378932 isoform X1 — translation MQDQPARRRPRPRPLETSGATILATSRVVYTRTKTSKNPASFLVQKLFQLVLFFSSMTTPFHRHLLAILSVADDHILALQETVETYFPSSTFAFLKISDLLLASESLPEKLDAVLERLPCLMSRAAWLDWILIHAIYCLDSLVNVLGRWRDKNKGANEKEITVDRSFSRTGSNYEEEQEEEKMKLGDDEGKKVTYKEALQRGSSGEDGGGSTGRSSSSGGGDPIMEMFENGWITKPIKRSSRSADSLTCSRSDSYETTT, via the exons ATG cAGGACCAACCAGCGAGAAGAAGGCCAAGACCTCGACCTCTTGAGACCTCTGGTGCTACAATACTCGCCACGTCTCGCGTCGTTTACACAAGAACCAAGACTTCGAAGAATCCAGCCTCTTTCCTTGTCCAGAAACTCTTCCAGCTCGTTCTCTTCTTCTCGTCCATGACAACTCCCTTTCATCGCCACCTTCTCGCCATTCTCTCCGTAGCCGATGATCACATCCTTGCGTTGCAAGAAACGGTCGAAACATACTTCCCTTCTTCCACCTTCGCCTTCCTCAAGATATCCGACTTGCTGCTCGCATCAGAGTCTCTCCCCGAGAAACTCGACGCGGTTCTTGAGAGGCTTCCATGTTTGATGAGCAGAGCCGCGTGGCTAGACTGGATCCTGATCCACGCCATTTATTGCCTCGATTCTCTTGTGAACGTGTTGGGACGTTGGAGAGATAAGAACAAGGGGGCGAATGAGAAAGAGATTACGGTGGATAGGAGTTTTAGCAGAACAGGATCAAACTATGAAGAGGAgcaggaagaagagaagatgaaGTTAGGGGACGATGAGGGAAAAAAAGTGACGTACAAGGAGGCGTTACAGAGAGGAAGCAGCGGAGAAGATGGTGGAGGAAGCACAGGTCGTAGCAGCAGCAGTGGCGGCGGCGATCCTATTATGGAAATGTTTGAGAACGGTTGGATCACGAAGCCCATCAAAAGAAGTAGCAGAAGCGCTGATTCGCTCACATGCTCTCGTTCTGATTCCTACGAAACCACTACATGA
- the LOC106378932 gene encoding uncharacterized protein LOC106378932 isoform X2 codes for MDQPARRRPRPRPLETSGATILATSRVVYTRTKTSKNPASFLVQKLFQLVLFFSSMTTPFHRHLLAILSVADDHILALQETVETYFPSSTFAFLKISDLLLASESLPEKLDAVLERLPCLMSRAAWLDWILIHAIYCLDSLVNVLGRWRDKNKGANEKEITVDRSFSRTGSNYEEEQEEEKMKLGDDEGKKVTYKEALQRGSSGEDGGGSTGRSSSSGGGDPIMEMFENGWITKPIKRSSRSADSLTCSRSDSYETTT; via the exons ATG GACCAACCAGCGAGAAGAAGGCCAAGACCTCGACCTCTTGAGACCTCTGGTGCTACAATACTCGCCACGTCTCGCGTCGTTTACACAAGAACCAAGACTTCGAAGAATCCAGCCTCTTTCCTTGTCCAGAAACTCTTCCAGCTCGTTCTCTTCTTCTCGTCCATGACAACTCCCTTTCATCGCCACCTTCTCGCCATTCTCTCCGTAGCCGATGATCACATCCTTGCGTTGCAAGAAACGGTCGAAACATACTTCCCTTCTTCCACCTTCGCCTTCCTCAAGATATCCGACTTGCTGCTCGCATCAGAGTCTCTCCCCGAGAAACTCGACGCGGTTCTTGAGAGGCTTCCATGTTTGATGAGCAGAGCCGCGTGGCTAGACTGGATCCTGATCCACGCCATTTATTGCCTCGATTCTCTTGTGAACGTGTTGGGACGTTGGAGAGATAAGAACAAGGGGGCGAATGAGAAAGAGATTACGGTGGATAGGAGTTTTAGCAGAACAGGATCAAACTATGAAGAGGAgcaggaagaagagaagatgaaGTTAGGGGACGATGAGGGAAAAAAAGTGACGTACAAGGAGGCGTTACAGAGAGGAAGCAGCGGAGAAGATGGTGGAGGAAGCACAGGTCGTAGCAGCAGCAGTGGCGGCGGCGATCCTATTATGGAAATGTTTGAGAACGGTTGGATCACGAAGCCCATCAAAAGAAGTAGCAGAAGCGCTGATTCGCTCACATGCTCTCGTTCTGATTCCTACGAAACCACTACATGA